A genome region from Musa acuminata AAA Group cultivar baxijiao chromosome BXJ3-5, Cavendish_Baxijiao_AAA, whole genome shotgun sequence includes the following:
- the LOC135638823 gene encoding geranylgeranyl transferase type-2 subunit alpha 1-like — translation MHGRPRKDPRPKDDAAKAAHLRELQAQLLHNHRNRTYTKEALASCSKLLEINPEVYTAWNYRKLSLQHNLDGVDDPDALKSAIEDELRVVEIALRTNPKSYAAWYHRKWVLGRRLMPVEFEREFRLLDLLLNADQRNFHGWNYRRFVAKLKNVPEEEELKFTKKMIDTNFSNYSAWHNRSALLSHLLTKKSQGFDSKKNTLTEEYELVHDALFTDQSDQSGWFYHLWLLDQTVCLDDPQLISSWPTHKSDLILSESNKIDGCQLFPSSNSRSFSLLHTGTFPIILYFNKAVKNIDSSTVIVSSVFVTNEDLNWRPLSTNNSGEACCWVTFLTVPEENCSSSTSYPVEVCLDRYKDIVSSDVSDCKNPSKFTFTVAFRGHSLEQTSKESVEENVVWKYVDICNPQESPCLMSFDQLSINEDHAEEGFKWNLQTLSNEIELFREFNDEDSKFVKLTLARLLVAHDLMVPNGSHNHIKTHSGEVLTLYDDLMKLDPSHKRYYEDEQSVVLMDQLTSDKDSLTKHCWQFDEPTSSSFHCQYCLWLNELSLTRIGSVKNILWVQMLDLSHNKLRSVEGLEALQLLACLNLSNNQISSFTALEPLKLLSSLRVLDVSFNMIGAHAIDTTRYLCSSPLSHTLDAKQLNVGYEKENTEVRDHWEVTSLFRALRLTQLDIKGNAVLNEKFSVLAIELLPSLKWLDGKRVR, via the exons ATGCACGGCCGGCCGCGGAAGGACCCGCGGCCGAAGGACGACGCCGCGAAGGCCGCGCATCTCCGCGAGCTCCAGGCCCAACTCCTCCACAACCACCGAAACCGCAC GTACACCAAGGAGGCACTTGCTTCCTGCTCGAAGCTTTTGGAGATCAACCCCGAGGTCTACACCGCTTGGAACTACCGGAAGCTCTCTCTCCAGCACAATCTTGATGGGGTCGACGATCCCGACGCCCTCAAATCGGCGATCGAGGACGAGCTAAGAGTC GTGGAGATAGCATTGAGAACGAATCCGAAGTCCTACGCCGCATGGTACCACCGGAAATGGGTGCTCGGTCGCAGGCTCATGCCGGTTGAGTTCGAGCGTGAGTTCAGGCTTCTGGATCTGCTGCTGAACGCGGATCAACGGAATTTTCACGGATGGAATTACCGCAG GTTTGTTGCGAAGTTGAAGAATGTGCCCGAGGAGGAGGAGCTGAAGTTCACAAAGAAGATGATCGACACTAATTTCAGCAACTATTCAGCCTGGCATAATCGTAG TGCACTTCTATCACATCTGCTAACGAAAAAGTCCCAGGGCTTTGATTCTAAGAAGAATACTTTAACAGAGGAGTATGAACTAGTACATGATGCCCTTTTCACTGACCAAAGCGATCAAAGTGGATGGTTCTATCATCTCTGGCTTCTGGACCAGACAGTTTGTCTGGATGATCCACAGCTGATCTCTTCATGGCCTACTCATAAATCGGATCTGATTTTATCTGAGAGCAATAAGATCGATGGTTGCCAACTGTTTCCATCCTCAAATTCCAGATCCTTCTCTTTATTGCATACAGGAACATTTCCCATCATTCTCTATTTCAATAAAGCTGTAAAAAATATAGATTCATCTACTGTTATTGTCAGTTCCGTGTTTGTGACAAATGAAGATCTTAATTGGAGGCCACTCTCAACTAATAATTCAGGAGAAGCCTGTTGTTGGGTGACTTTTCTCACAGTTCCTGAGGAAAATTGcagtagttcaacctcttatcCAGTTGAGGTTTGCCTTGACAGGTATAAGGATATTGTGTCATCAGATGTTTCTGATTGCAAAAATCCTTCAAAGTTCACATTTACAGTTGCATTTAGGGGTCATAGTTTAGAACAGACCAGCAAagaatctgttgaggaaaatgtTGTCTGGAAATATGTTGATATATGTAACCCACAGGAAAGTCCTTGTCTGATGTCGTTTGATCAGCTAAGCATCAATGAGGACCATGCAGAAGAAGGTTTCAAGTGGAATTTACAGACATTGTCCAATGAGATAGAGCTTTTCAGGGAATTCAATGATGAAGATAG TAAATTTGTGAAACTAACATTAGCAAGGCTCTTGGTTGCTCATGACTTAATGGTTCCAAATGGATCTCATAATCATATAAAGACTCATTCTGGTGAGGTCTTAACACTCTATGATGACTTGATGAAGTTGGATCCGTCACATAAAAGATACTATGAAGATGAACAAAGTGTCGTTCTAATGGATCAG CTGACTTCTGATAAAGATTCTTTAACTAAGCATTGTTGGCAATTTGATGAACCTACTTCCTCAAGTTTCCATTGCCAGTATTGCCTTTGGCTCAATGAGCTATCGTTAACACGGATTGGATCTGTCAAGAATATATTGTGGGTCCAGATGCTAGATCTGAGTCATAACAAACTTCGGTCTGTTGAAG GTTTGGAGGCATTACAGCTTCTTGCTTGCTTAAACCTCAGTAACAATCAAATAAGCAGCTTTACAGCCCTGGAGCCCCTAAAGCTGCTCAGTTCCTTGAGAGTACTTGATGTCTCTTTCAACATGATCGGTGCTCATGCGATCGACACAACAAGGTACCTCTGCTCATCTCCATTATCACATACTTTGGATGCAAAGCAACTCAATGTAGGATATGAGAAGGAAAATACGGAGGTGCGCGACCACTGGGAAGTCACGTCGCTTTTTAGGGCGTTGCGCTTAACGCAATTGGATATAAAGGGAAACGCAGTCCTGAATGAGAAATTTAGTGTGTTGGCGATCGAGTTGCTTCCGTCTCTGAAATGGCTTGATGGGAAACGTGTAAGATGA